The Cellulosilyticum sp. I15G10I2 nucleotide sequence CTTATATTGTGGCCAATAGCAATGATATACATCCAAATTATAAAAGACCTAGTGTCGTCATTTGTCCAGGAGGCGGATATAGGCTTACTTCAGACAGAGAAGCAGAGCCAGTGGCTCTTAGATTTGTAGCAGCGGGGTTTAACGCTTTTGTTTTACGATATAGTGTGGAAACAAATAAGTACCCTGCGCAATTGCTGGAAGTATCCGCAGCGGTAGCTTATATCAGAAAGATGGCAAATAAGTGGTCTGTTGATGAAAATAAAATTATAGTATGTGGTTTTTCGGCAGGGGGACACTTAGCAGGTAGCTTAGGGGTGTTTTGGAATCAAAGTTTTATAAGAGAAAAGTTAGGGCTTGAAGCGGGTGAAAATAAGCCTAATGCTATGATTTTATCTTATCCCGTTATAACAGCTGGAGAGTTTGCTCACCAAGGGTCCTTTAACCATCTTTTGGGACCAGAAGCATCTCAAGAACAAAGAGATACACTTTCTTTAGAGAATCATGTCAGCGTGAATACACCGCCGACTTTTATATGGCATACATTAGATGATACTACTGTACCGGTAGAAAATGCACTGCTTTTTGCAAGAGCCCTTAGAGAAAAGAATATTTTGTTTGAGCTGCACATTTATTATCAAGGGGTTCATGGATTGTCCTTGTGCGATAAAACCACAGCGCATATTGAAAAGCCAGAACAGATTAATCCTCATGCTGCGACATGGTTTAATTTAGCTCTGGGGTGGCTGCATGAGGTACTGCAAATAGTCTGAACGTTAGTAAGTACACAATAGTTCATGATTGTTAAGAGTCTATTTAAAGATAAAATGACTGTCTTAATGGCAGTCATTTTTTTGTAAGAATTGTGCTAATGCGCGATCTTCTTGAGTGATGTGATTTATCAGCCATTCAAGTACAAGCAACTTTAATCCATCAATAATATGATCATTTAAACCATGTTCTGAAGCCTTGTTATACAGGCGATAAAGTTGTTTGATAAAATAGCTGTGTTCATCTCTATGATGTGTAAAATTTTTATAGTGATTTTTAAACATAACGGCTTCTTCGTGGCTGAAATGCTGGATAACATAATTGCTCAGAAAGGACCAAACATTCTCAATGGCTTCTAAATCCGTTGTATTACTTAAATCAAGTATCATACCTACTTTGTCAAATATACTTTTATGCTCTTCGTCAATATGTTCAATACCTGTCTTAAGGTCATCTGTCCACCATAACAATTGCAACACCTCCTTTTTTAATATTTTCCATTACTTTAGTGTATCATAATTTGTGCATATATACTAGATAATATTAATTCCCGTGCAGTCACATGGTTTAATTTAGCTCTAGAGTGGCTTCAGGATGTACTTAGAATAGTCTGAAACAATTTATTATCAAGGTATATTATACCTAAAAGGCCAATATAATATAAGAGAACAAATGCTCAAAGTCTAGAGGAATAGATTTTGAGCATTTTATTATTTATTGAGGTGATTTATAAGAAATCATATGAGAGGTATGAGACGTATTTTAATAATAGAGAAGTACCCAATGTTTTAATGAAAGGGGGGAGGACGTTATGAAATTCATTGTAGAGCATGATGAAAAAGAAAATGGTTACTTAGGGCAATATGCAGTACACATAGAGTATCTGGGTTTAAATTATAAAGTAATAGAGGTAGAAGAAAAATACGTATCATGGCTCAGAGGGATAACAAAGTATATAGAGCCTAGTTTTAATATTGAGCTCTGTAAAAAAGAAGAATACATAAGCGAAACTATTTTAAATAGTCAGGATATGGTTTTAGTTTCTATAGGTACTAAAAGTTCAAATAAGCGAATAGATGCCCATTATAATATGAATACACATACTTTTGAACAAAATAGTACTAGAAAAGATACCCAAGGATGTAGATGGATCAATTGCTATAGCCCTACTCAAAAGATAGATGCTGCAACGTATATCTGGTGTATCAGATACTTAAGAGATATTGCTAATGAATGGCAGAAGCCAATAATCATTTACGCTAATATCTATGTACCTGATGAAGCGTATAGATACAGGGCGCTTACTTACAAAGCTGTTAATAGTTATTTATCAGATATAGATGGCGTACTTATTACTAAATGTGCTAAAGCAGACATTTGTAAGTATTATTCACCCTCTCAAAAGTCTTATGAATTTTACTTAGATCATATCATTTATCTTAATGATTCTTTAGAACAAGCCATTACAAAAGCTATGCCGTATTTATATACTTCTCATGATCACTTTAGATTTAAAAGTATGTATAGGGACGATAGGCAAAATAGTGTTTTGTTTGAAGATGTTTTTTATCAAACGATAGTCCCGGACCAAGAAATATACATACCACTTAATTTGGGGAATTTTAGAGAGCCGGATGATTATGAAGCGTTAGGTTTAAAGCATATTCCGCTAATAGGTGATTATGGCATGTTGTATGCTAAAAAAAGTGTATTCGATGAACTAGGCGAAGTGCTAAGAATGGAGGTATCACACCCTTTTTATGTACCTATTTTAAGCTATTCACCTTGTGATAAAAATAGTATCACTCCAAACTTTTCTTATAGTGTGGCCCCTGAAAATTTAAAATATAGAGGTAAAGGGGTATATATAGGGATAATAGCCGTGGACGATGTAGATTATACCGATGAGGCACTGCTTACTCGAGAGGGAAAAAGCAGAATAGCCTGTATATGGCAGCAAATAAGGGCGGATGAGGGCGTGTATTGGTATAAAGATCAAATAGATGAGGCACTTTTAAGTGAGGCACCGGGGGAAATGATTAAACTTCCAGAAGGGGAGAGCAGTAGTACAGTGATGCTGGGGATTGCAGGCGGAAGAAGCAATGAGCCTAATTATAGTGGGGTTGCTACAGAAGCAGAATTTTTGGTAGCAAAAGTGAATACAGCACCAGAAGTTCTTCAAAGGTTGTATGGTGGGATGCCTTGTGAAGGGGCAATTACGATGGCAGATGCTCTTGTTGGAGCGCTGAAACTTATAAACTTTGCAAAAGAGAAAGAAAAGCCTCTTGTGTTATGCATACCTTTCAATGGTAATATTGATCCCCACGATGGCTCACTTATTCTTTATCAAATGTTAGGACAGATAGCCCAGAGGGAGTATCTCACCATTATAATACCAGCAGGGGAAGAAGCGGATAAGATGCATCATTATAGCCTAAAAGGGAACCAGCCAGCTACGACAGCTGTTAATATAAGAGTACAAAGGGAAAACCAAAATATAGTTGGTATTATTTATCAAAAGTTCGTGAATATTTTTACAACTATTTTGTATCCGCCGGTAGGGCTGGGAGGAGAACCTATCGATTTAAAGATAGCGGGTGTTACCCGCTTAAGAGGAGCTACGATTTATTCCAATGGGTATAAAATCAGTTTTTTAAATGGGGCAATTAGAATACTATTCAGGATTAATAATCCGCCAGTAGGAGAGTGGAGAATTGAGATAACGTCAGATACTGAAGTGTTAAGTCAAATAGATATCTGGATCTCTCAACAAGATCTTAATGAGCATATAACACTTAACCCTGCTAGTCCTTTTATTACAGTAGGTTCGTTGGGAAATACTAATAATGTAATGACTGTAGGAGGGTATGATAAACAGAGTATGGTAGTACTTAGAAGTTCTGGGAGGGGTTATAGCTGGGATAATAGAGTGAAACCGCTTTTTATAACTGATGCAAGTAATATTATAGCACCTTGTAAACAGGGAGAATGGGTTGCTGTAACAGGGACTTTAGCAGCAGCAAGTGTTATGTTAGGTGCAGCGGCAACGCTTTATTGTAAATTTATTGATGAACAGGTTTTTCCTTTTCCTAATACATTAGTTATGAATAGCATGATACTTAGTACGGTTAAACAACTTGACGGCGTAGAGTATCCTAATCCAAGTCAAGGTTATGGGATATTCGATATACAAACACTTAACGCATTACTTAGTATTCCTTATATTTTATAAGTAGCCAAGAGCCAGTGACTGCATAAACAGTCTTCTGGCTTTTTTATTGCTTTTTTCTAAGCTGGGTGATATAATTTGGGCAATTATTATATTTCAGTGTGTTTTACTGAAATAAGGGAGGTGTTTATCGTATTTGATTTATCCGGACATACAGGTATTGTTACAGGAGCTTCCAGTGGAATAGGCTATGCAATAGCCAATGCATTAGCAGAGGCGGGGGCGGTTGTTTATGCGATAAGCCGTAGTGGTAAAGTAAAAGATGATAAGGACGGTGTGCATCCGAATGTGATACATCAAGTCGGAGATGTCTGTGACTATCCTCATATGACAAAGCTTATAGAAGAAATTGGAGAGATAAAGGGTATTGATTTTTTGATTAATAATGCGGGTATTACGGTTAAAAGACGGGCGGAAGAGTTTTTAGATGAAGATTTTGATCGTATTCATAAGGTGAATGTCAACAGTGTATTCAAACTCAGCTGCCTTTGTTATCCCTATCTCAAAAGATCTCCTTATAAGGGGCGTATTGTTAATATTTCAAGTATGGCTGCACATTT carries:
- a CDS encoding alpha/beta hydrolase; amino-acid sequence: MINEVMCLKEAFKGLSDSDYNPTLSAYIVANSNDIHPNYKRPSVVICPGGGYRLTSDREAEPVALRFVAAGFNAFVLRYSVETNKYPAQLLEVSAAVAYIRKMANKWSVDENKIIVCGFSAGGHLAGSLGVFWNQSFIREKLGLEAGENKPNAMILSYPVITAGEFAHQGSFNHLLGPEASQEQRDTLSLENHVSVNTPPTFIWHTLDDTTVPVENALLFARALREKNILFELHIYYQGVHGLSLCDKTTAHIEKPEQINPHAATWFNLALGWLHEVLQIV
- a CDS encoding bacteriohemerythrin, encoding MLWWTDDLKTGIEHIDEEHKSIFDKVGMILDLSNTTDLEAIENVWSFLSNYVIQHFSHEEAVMFKNHYKNFTHHRDEHSYFIKQLYRLYNKASEHGLNDHIIDGLKLLVLEWLINHITQEDRALAQFLQKNDCH
- a CDS encoding SDR family NAD(P)-dependent oxidoreductase, whose protein sequence is MGNYYISVCFTEIREVFIVFDLSGHTGIVTGASSGIGYAIANALAEAGAVVYAISRSGKVKDDKDGVHPNVIHQVGDVCDYPHMTKLIEEIGEIKGIDFLINNAGITVKRRAEEFLDEDFDRIHKVNVNSVFKLSCLCYPYLKRSPYKGRIVNISSMAAHLGFSEVVPYCSSKGAVLAMTKGLAVEWANDNITVNSIAPGWFPSEMSKQVMTPERKAKILGRMPVHAFGDTRDLGAMALFLVSGNSAYITGQDFAVDGGALAYGF